The following proteins are co-located in the Microplitis demolitor isolate Queensland-Clemson2020A chromosome 5, iyMicDemo2.1a, whole genome shotgun sequence genome:
- the LOC103574467 gene encoding cell surface glycoprotein 1 isoform X3 — MGGFAWVTMVTNDSYSLGALVLAHSLKRAGTKHDLAVLITPGVTGAMREKLSSVFTLVQEVNVLDSRDESNLALLARPELGITFTKLHCWRLTQYEKCVFVDADTLVIRNCDELFEREELSAAPDVGWPDCFNSGVFVFKPSQQTFASLTAFAASKGSFDGGDQGLLNLYFSDWAHKDISKHLPFIYNMCSTATYSYLPAYKQFGEEVRIIHFIGSTKPWLQYFDTQTGIVHPSPDSNHVQSLLQHWWNIFCRDVHSQLSPAMAGIAGALSKITLGEARSPEQVAFEEHMRKQSWEEGQIDYMGRDSFDNIWKKICSTVFIVPETEKPKPKEKVEEEVKEKSKASPSVATKTPETENTPAKEIKQGVASEYHLRISPEENKNANDLTEKDIREKSSNVVLSIISAPPQLCIKESGEEVSKKELTSTPETSKQEEKPTIPSGFTRASDDPTCKDESTESKLDTSLKESCARTIPESPVPIQVAESVLEADIKESVSEDIKPVTEEAISSISAPIQESISTVVQAPLEPSPPAQSPSVEDSPIMQPNGNALDFDLRTINNIPTRSSAPVSTPALTPVPTSVPTPVPTPVPTSVPTPVSVPTPISTPLSSTGFSSQSVPIPTAELTPAVSASKEISKTELEEEKKVKETESIQVGTSSSHETEAAVKSDSCQLTSKTISESKSDTTLKTTEDNVPEEVPKTSEEVKPESKIKPVVSRDKTELLSEAKETEPTVPERVEEIITGKEETVAASKDEQVAESSKVSEKSQPKELIIPGTPTVIEATPPTSPPLDVTASLSEAIKVEKPEKEKAEKSEKKVVKKIIKKSSEEKSEGGETDDGKKVTKKVVKKVVKKIKDPSDDTAESGSSTTGDKPKKVIKVVKKTTKSVQSLDPDTSVPDTPPPATSQMPVPPKRKLKPATTKSSKKTEQEPPTKS; from the exons ATGGGCG ggTTTGCTTGGGTAACGATGGTTACCAATGACTCGTACTCTCTTGGAGCTCTCGTTTTAGCGCATTCATTAAAACGAGCGGGAACAAAACATGATCTTGCTGTTCTTATCACTCCGGGTGTTACAGGCGCTAtgag ggAAAAATTGTCATCAGTTTTTACATTAGTTCAAGAAGTAAATGTTCTTGATTCTCGAGATGAATCAAATCTCGCATTGCTAGCAAGACCGGAATTAGGAATaacatttacaaaattacaTTGCTGGAGATTGACACAGTACGAAAAATGTGTCTTTGTTGATGCTGATACTCTT GTAATTCGTAACTGTGATGAACTTTTTGAACGCGAAGAATTATCGGCAGCGCCAGATGTAGGCTGGCCTGATTGTTTCAATTCCGGTGTTTTTGTATTCAAACCATCGCAACAAACATTTGCATCATTAACAGCATTCGCAGCTTCAAAGGGTTCGTTTGATGGCGGTGACCAGGGTCTATTAAATCTTTACTTCAGCGATTGGGCTCATAAAGATATTTCTAAACATTTACCTTTTATCTACAACATGTGCTCAACTGCTACTTATTCTTATCTTCCAGCATACAAACA ATTTGGAGAAGAAGTGAGAATTATTCATTTCATCGGAAGTACAAAACCATGGTTACAATATTTCGACAcccaaactggaatagttcaTCCGTCACCGGATTCAAATCATGTTCAATCTCTTCTTCAGCATTGGTGGAATATTTTTTGCCGTGATGTCCACTCCCAATTATCTCCAGCCATG GCTGGTATTGCTGGAGCGTTGTCTAAAATAACTCTAGGTGAAGCCAGGAGTCCAGAACAAGTGGCTTTCGAAGAACATATGAGGAAACAGAGCTGGGAAGAAGGGCAAATCGACTATATGGGACGTGACAGTTTTgataatatttggaaaaaaatatgttcaaCTGTTTTTATTGTGCCGGAAACTGAAAAACCCAAACCAAAA gAAAAGGTCGAAGAAGAAGTAAAAGAAAAGTCTAAAGCATCTCCATCAGTTGCTACAAAAACTCCAGAAACGGAAAACACACCGG CAAAAGAAATTAAACAAGGTGTAGCGTCGGAATACCATCTAAGAATAAGCcctgaagaaaataaaaatgcaaacGACTTAACCGAAAAagatatccgagaaaaatcaTCAAATGTTGTCTTATCCATTATTTCTGCACCTCCACAACTGTGTATCAAAGAATCTGGGGAAGAGGtttcaaaaaaagaattaacaTCTACACCAGAAACATCCAAACAAGAAGAAAAACCCACAATCCCATCAGGATTTACAAGAGCGTCAGATGATCCAACTTGTAAAGATGAATCTACGGAATCGAAATTAGATACTTCTTTAAAAGAATCATGTGCTAGAACAATTCCCGAAAGTCCTGTTCCGATTCAAGTTGCAGAGTCAGTTTTAGAGGCTGATATTAAAGAATCTGTTTCTGAGGATATTAAACCAGTAACTGAAGAAGCTATATCGTCTATTTCAGCACCAATTCAAGAATCTATTTCAACTGTCGTTCAGGCGCCACTTGAACCATCCCCACCTGCACAATCACCTTCTGTTGAAGATTCACCAATAATGCAACCAAATGGCAATGCTTTAGACTTTGATTTACGAACTATCAATAACATACCTACTAGATCATCAGCACCAGTATCTACACCAGCACTAACACCAGTACCAACATCAGTACCAACACCAGTACCAACACCAGTACCAACATCAGTACCAACACCAGTATCTGTACCTACACCTATATCTACACCATTGTCATCAACAGGCTTTTCATCTCAATCGGTACCAATTCCCACAGCAGAATTAACACCTGCAGTATCAGCAAgtaaagaaatttcaaaaactgaattggaagaagaaaaaaaagtaaaagaaactGAAAGTATTCAAGTTGGAACTTCAAGTTCTCATGAGACTGAAGCTGCTGTAAAATCAGATAGCTGCCAACTTACTTCTAAAACGATATCCGAATCAAAAAGTGATACAACCCTTAAAACTACTGAAGACAATGTACCTGAAGAAGTGCCTAAAACTTCAGAAGAAGTTAAACCtgaatctaaaataaaaccaGTAGTATCTAGAGATAAAACTGAATTACTTTCAGAAGCTAAAGAAACTGAACCCACTGTGCCTGAAAGAGTTGAAGAAATAATTACTGGAAAAGAAGAAACTGTGGCTGCATCGAAAGATGAACAAGTGGCTGAATCATCTAAAGTATCAGAAAAATCTCAACCGAAGGAATTAATAATTCCGGGTACTCCAACAGTAATTGAAGCAACTCCACCAACAAGTCCACCTCTTGATGTGACTGCAAGTTTATCAGAAGCTATCAAAGTTGAAAAACCAGAAAAAGAAAAGGCGGAGAAGAGTGAAAAGaaagttgttaaaaaaataattaaaaagagtTCGGAAGAAAAATCAGAAGGAGGTGAAACAGACGATGGTAAAAAAGTTACGAAAAAAGTTGTAAAGAAGGtggttaagaaaattaaagatcCGTCCGACGATACAGCAGAAAGTGGCAGCAGTACTACTGGAGATAAACCAAAGAAGGTTATCAAAGTTGTTAAGAAGACGACTAAATCAGTCCAAAGTTTAGATCCTGATACGTCTGTTCCTGATACACCACCACCGGCTACTTCTCAGATGCCTGTACCACCCAAGCGAAAACTTAAGCCTGCGACTACTAAATCCTCCAAAAAAACAGAGCAAGAGCCACCGACtaaatcataa
- the LOC103574467 gene encoding uncharacterized protein DDB_G0284459 isoform X1: MGGFAWVTMVTNDSYSLGALVLAHSLKRAGTKHDLAVLITPGVTGAMREKLSSVFTLVQEVNVLDSRDESNLALLARPELGITFTKLHCWRLTQYEKCVFVDADTLVIRNCDELFEREELSAAPDVGWPDCFNSGVFVFKPSQQTFASLTAFAASKGSFDGGDQGLLNLYFSDWAHKDISKHLPFIYNMCSTATYSYLPAYKQFGEEVRIIHFIGSTKPWLQYFDTQTGIVHPSPDSNHVQSLLQHWWNIFCRDVHSQLSPAMLSKEHRDPHFSEITSTLARREHNLFVTISSTPSRNTVSSRSNRHVCHTPTDFTYDKADSVSNNYLTEFKDPWDHYVEATNATNNDNNNNEHNNEHYNEHNQPEIPFKNNDITFDHRDTEHRLHDTINVTNNYNDQKSDSNFDTTDNNRGFINYQFLTKNMNSNFDANIANLQKINEFTIENNLQARLEFNNTYNYNNSPENTESKVGKNIDDSNNVRKINNNFPTDGRLNLNHKKHDDYHDHAAFKSNKNNVDSKSFPESYTEFKSISNESEIHGTGQVEANRAGIAGALSKITLGEARSPEQVAFEEHMRKQSWEEGQIDYMGRDSFDNIWKKICSTVFIVPETEKPKPKEKVEEEVKEKSKASPSVATKTPETENTPAKEIKQGVASEYHLRISPEENKNANDLTEKDIREKSSNVVLSIISAPPQLCIKESGEEVSKKELTSTPETSKQEEKPTIPSGFTRASDDPTCKDESTESKLDTSLKESCARTIPESPVPIQVAESVLEADIKESVSEDIKPVTEEAISSISAPIQESISTVVQAPLEPSPPAQSPSVEDSPIMQPNGNALDFDLRTINNIPTRSSAPVSTPALTPVPTSVPTPVPTPVPTSVPTPVSVPTPISTPLSSTGFSSQSVPIPTAELTPAVSASKEISKTELEEEKKVKETESIQVGTSSSHETEAAVKSDSCQLTSKTISESKSDTTLKTTEDNVPEEVPKTSEEVKPESKIKPVVSRDKTELLSEAKETEPTVPERVEEIITGKEETVAASKDEQVAESSKVSEKSQPKELIIPGTPTVIEATPPTSPPLDVTASLSEAIKVEKPEKEKAEKSEKKVVKKIIKKSSEEKSEGGETDDGKKVTKKVVKKVVKKIKDPSDDTAESGSSTTGDKPKKVIKVVKKTTKSVQSLDPDTSVPDTPPPATSQMPVPPKRKLKPATTKSSKKTEQEPPTKS; this comes from the exons ATGGGCG ggTTTGCTTGGGTAACGATGGTTACCAATGACTCGTACTCTCTTGGAGCTCTCGTTTTAGCGCATTCATTAAAACGAGCGGGAACAAAACATGATCTTGCTGTTCTTATCACTCCGGGTGTTACAGGCGCTAtgag ggAAAAATTGTCATCAGTTTTTACATTAGTTCAAGAAGTAAATGTTCTTGATTCTCGAGATGAATCAAATCTCGCATTGCTAGCAAGACCGGAATTAGGAATaacatttacaaaattacaTTGCTGGAGATTGACACAGTACGAAAAATGTGTCTTTGTTGATGCTGATACTCTT GTAATTCGTAACTGTGATGAACTTTTTGAACGCGAAGAATTATCGGCAGCGCCAGATGTAGGCTGGCCTGATTGTTTCAATTCCGGTGTTTTTGTATTCAAACCATCGCAACAAACATTTGCATCATTAACAGCATTCGCAGCTTCAAAGGGTTCGTTTGATGGCGGTGACCAGGGTCTATTAAATCTTTACTTCAGCGATTGGGCTCATAAAGATATTTCTAAACATTTACCTTTTATCTACAACATGTGCTCAACTGCTACTTATTCTTATCTTCCAGCATACAAACA ATTTGGAGAAGAAGTGAGAATTATTCATTTCATCGGAAGTACAAAACCATGGTTACAATATTTCGACAcccaaactggaatagttcaTCCGTCACCGGATTCAAATCATGTTCAATCTCTTCTTCAGCATTGGTGGAATATTTTTTGCCGTGATGTCCACTCCCAATTATCTCCAGCCATG CTAAGCAAAGAACACAGGGATCCGCATTTTAGCGAG ATCACCAGCACTTTGGCACGTCGTGAGCacaatttatttgttacaatTTCTTCTACACCATCTAGAAATACAGTTTCTTCAAGATCAAATCGTCATGTTTGTCATACACCGACAGACTTTACGTACGACAAAGCTGACAGtgtatcaaataattatttgactgAATTCAAAGATCCATGGGATCATTATGTAGAAGCAACTAATGCTactaataatgacaataataataatgaacataATAATGAACACTATAATGAACATAATCAGCCTGAAATTCCattcaaaaataatgacaTTACATTTGATCATCGAGATACAGAGCATAGATTACATGATACAATAAACGTaaccaataattataatgatcaaaaaagCGATAGTAATTTTGACACGACTGACAATAATAGGggatttataaattaccaatttctaactaaaaatatgaatagtAATTTTGATGCAAATATTGCaaatttacagaaaataaatgaatttacaattgaaaataatttacaagcACGATTAGAGTTTaataatacatataattataataattcccCGGAAAATACAGAATCtaaagttggaaaaaatatCGACGACTCAAATaatgtaagaaaaattaataataattttccaacTGACGGCAGActgaatttaaatcataaaaaacatGATGACTATCACGATCATGCTGCttttaaaagcaataaaaataatgtagacAGTAAATCCTTTCCCGAATCCTACAcagaatttaaaagtatttcaaatGAGTCTGAAATACATGGCACTGGGCAAGTTGAAGCCAACCgt GCTGGTATTGCTGGAGCGTTGTCTAAAATAACTCTAGGTGAAGCCAGGAGTCCAGAACAAGTGGCTTTCGAAGAACATATGAGGAAACAGAGCTGGGAAGAAGGGCAAATCGACTATATGGGACGTGACAGTTTTgataatatttggaaaaaaatatgttcaaCTGTTTTTATTGTGCCGGAAACTGAAAAACCCAAACCAAAA gAAAAGGTCGAAGAAGAAGTAAAAGAAAAGTCTAAAGCATCTCCATCAGTTGCTACAAAAACTCCAGAAACGGAAAACACACCGG CAAAAGAAATTAAACAAGGTGTAGCGTCGGAATACCATCTAAGAATAAGCcctgaagaaaataaaaatgcaaacGACTTAACCGAAAAagatatccgagaaaaatcaTCAAATGTTGTCTTATCCATTATTTCTGCACCTCCACAACTGTGTATCAAAGAATCTGGGGAAGAGGtttcaaaaaaagaattaacaTCTACACCAGAAACATCCAAACAAGAAGAAAAACCCACAATCCCATCAGGATTTACAAGAGCGTCAGATGATCCAACTTGTAAAGATGAATCTACGGAATCGAAATTAGATACTTCTTTAAAAGAATCATGTGCTAGAACAATTCCCGAAAGTCCTGTTCCGATTCAAGTTGCAGAGTCAGTTTTAGAGGCTGATATTAAAGAATCTGTTTCTGAGGATATTAAACCAGTAACTGAAGAAGCTATATCGTCTATTTCAGCACCAATTCAAGAATCTATTTCAACTGTCGTTCAGGCGCCACTTGAACCATCCCCACCTGCACAATCACCTTCTGTTGAAGATTCACCAATAATGCAACCAAATGGCAATGCTTTAGACTTTGATTTACGAACTATCAATAACATACCTACTAGATCATCAGCACCAGTATCTACACCAGCACTAACACCAGTACCAACATCAGTACCAACACCAGTACCAACACCAGTACCAACATCAGTACCAACACCAGTATCTGTACCTACACCTATATCTACACCATTGTCATCAACAGGCTTTTCATCTCAATCGGTACCAATTCCCACAGCAGAATTAACACCTGCAGTATCAGCAAgtaaagaaatttcaaaaactgaattggaagaagaaaaaaaagtaaaagaaactGAAAGTATTCAAGTTGGAACTTCAAGTTCTCATGAGACTGAAGCTGCTGTAAAATCAGATAGCTGCCAACTTACTTCTAAAACGATATCCGAATCAAAAAGTGATACAACCCTTAAAACTACTGAAGACAATGTACCTGAAGAAGTGCCTAAAACTTCAGAAGAAGTTAAACCtgaatctaaaataaaaccaGTAGTATCTAGAGATAAAACTGAATTACTTTCAGAAGCTAAAGAAACTGAACCCACTGTGCCTGAAAGAGTTGAAGAAATAATTACTGGAAAAGAAGAAACTGTGGCTGCATCGAAAGATGAACAAGTGGCTGAATCATCTAAAGTATCAGAAAAATCTCAACCGAAGGAATTAATAATTCCGGGTACTCCAACAGTAATTGAAGCAACTCCACCAACAAGTCCACCTCTTGATGTGACTGCAAGTTTATCAGAAGCTATCAAAGTTGAAAAACCAGAAAAAGAAAAGGCGGAGAAGAGTGAAAAGaaagttgttaaaaaaataattaaaaagagtTCGGAAGAAAAATCAGAAGGAGGTGAAACAGACGATGGTAAAAAAGTTACGAAAAAAGTTGTAAAGAAGGtggttaagaaaattaaagatcCGTCCGACGATACAGCAGAAAGTGGCAGCAGTACTACTGGAGATAAACCAAAGAAGGTTATCAAAGTTGTTAAGAAGACGACTAAATCAGTCCAAAGTTTAGATCCTGATACGTCTGTTCCTGATACACCACCACCGGCTACTTCTCAGATGCCTGTACCACCCAAGCGAAAACTTAAGCCTGCGACTACTAAATCCTCCAAAAAAACAGAGCAAGAGCCACCGACtaaatcataa
- the LOC103574467 gene encoding cell surface glycoprotein 1 isoform X2: protein MGGFAWVTMVTNDSYSLGALVLAHSLKRAGTKHDLAVLITPGVTGAMREKLSSVFTLVQEVNVLDSRDESNLALLARPELGITFTKLHCWRLTQYEKCVFVDADTLVIRNCDELFEREELSAAPDVGWPDCFNSGVFVFKPSQQTFASLTAFAASKGSFDGGDQGLLNLYFSDWAHKDISKHLPFIYNMCSTATYSYLPAYKQFGEEVRIIHFIGSTKPWLQYFDTQTGIVHPSPDSNHVQSLLQHWWNIFCRDVHSQLSPAMKINEFTIENNLQARLEFNNTYNYNNSPENTESKVGKNIDDSNNVRKINNNFPTDGRLNLNHKKHDDYHDHAAFKSNKNNVDSKSFPESYTEFKSISNESEIHGTGQVEANRAGIAGALSKITLGEARSPEQVAFEEHMRKQSWEEGQIDYMGRDSFDNIWKKICSTVFIVPETEKPKPKEKVEEEVKEKSKASPSVATKTPETENTPAKEIKQGVASEYHLRISPEENKNANDLTEKDIREKSSNVVLSIISAPPQLCIKESGEEVSKKELTSTPETSKQEEKPTIPSGFTRASDDPTCKDESTESKLDTSLKESCARTIPESPVPIQVAESVLEADIKESVSEDIKPVTEEAISSISAPIQESISTVVQAPLEPSPPAQSPSVEDSPIMQPNGNALDFDLRTINNIPTRSSAPVSTPALTPVPTSVPTPVPTPVPTSVPTPVSVPTPISTPLSSTGFSSQSVPIPTAELTPAVSASKEISKTELEEEKKVKETESIQVGTSSSHETEAAVKSDSCQLTSKTISESKSDTTLKTTEDNVPEEVPKTSEEVKPESKIKPVVSRDKTELLSEAKETEPTVPERVEEIITGKEETVAASKDEQVAESSKVSEKSQPKELIIPGTPTVIEATPPTSPPLDVTASLSEAIKVEKPEKEKAEKSEKKVVKKIIKKSSEEKSEGGETDDGKKVTKKVVKKVVKKIKDPSDDTAESGSSTTGDKPKKVIKVVKKTTKSVQSLDPDTSVPDTPPPATSQMPVPPKRKLKPATTKSSKKTEQEPPTKS, encoded by the exons ATGGGCG ggTTTGCTTGGGTAACGATGGTTACCAATGACTCGTACTCTCTTGGAGCTCTCGTTTTAGCGCATTCATTAAAACGAGCGGGAACAAAACATGATCTTGCTGTTCTTATCACTCCGGGTGTTACAGGCGCTAtgag ggAAAAATTGTCATCAGTTTTTACATTAGTTCAAGAAGTAAATGTTCTTGATTCTCGAGATGAATCAAATCTCGCATTGCTAGCAAGACCGGAATTAGGAATaacatttacaaaattacaTTGCTGGAGATTGACACAGTACGAAAAATGTGTCTTTGTTGATGCTGATACTCTT GTAATTCGTAACTGTGATGAACTTTTTGAACGCGAAGAATTATCGGCAGCGCCAGATGTAGGCTGGCCTGATTGTTTCAATTCCGGTGTTTTTGTATTCAAACCATCGCAACAAACATTTGCATCATTAACAGCATTCGCAGCTTCAAAGGGTTCGTTTGATGGCGGTGACCAGGGTCTATTAAATCTTTACTTCAGCGATTGGGCTCATAAAGATATTTCTAAACATTTACCTTTTATCTACAACATGTGCTCAACTGCTACTTATTCTTATCTTCCAGCATACAAACA ATTTGGAGAAGAAGTGAGAATTATTCATTTCATCGGAAGTACAAAACCATGGTTACAATATTTCGACAcccaaactggaatagttcaTCCGTCACCGGATTCAAATCATGTTCAATCTCTTCTTCAGCATTGGTGGAATATTTTTTGCCGTGATGTCCACTCCCAATTATCTCCAGCCATG aaaataaatgaatttacaattgaaaataatttacaagcACGATTAGAGTTTaataatacatataattataataattcccCGGAAAATACAGAATCtaaagttggaaaaaatatCGACGACTCAAATaatgtaagaaaaattaataataattttccaacTGACGGCAGActgaatttaaatcataaaaaacatGATGACTATCACGATCATGCTGCttttaaaagcaataaaaataatgtagacAGTAAATCCTTTCCCGAATCCTACAcagaatttaaaagtatttcaaatGAGTCTGAAATACATGGCACTGGGCAAGTTGAAGCCAACCgt GCTGGTATTGCTGGAGCGTTGTCTAAAATAACTCTAGGTGAAGCCAGGAGTCCAGAACAAGTGGCTTTCGAAGAACATATGAGGAAACAGAGCTGGGAAGAAGGGCAAATCGACTATATGGGACGTGACAGTTTTgataatatttggaaaaaaatatgttcaaCTGTTTTTATTGTGCCGGAAACTGAAAAACCCAAACCAAAA gAAAAGGTCGAAGAAGAAGTAAAAGAAAAGTCTAAAGCATCTCCATCAGTTGCTACAAAAACTCCAGAAACGGAAAACACACCGG CAAAAGAAATTAAACAAGGTGTAGCGTCGGAATACCATCTAAGAATAAGCcctgaagaaaataaaaatgcaaacGACTTAACCGAAAAagatatccgagaaaaatcaTCAAATGTTGTCTTATCCATTATTTCTGCACCTCCACAACTGTGTATCAAAGAATCTGGGGAAGAGGtttcaaaaaaagaattaacaTCTACACCAGAAACATCCAAACAAGAAGAAAAACCCACAATCCCATCAGGATTTACAAGAGCGTCAGATGATCCAACTTGTAAAGATGAATCTACGGAATCGAAATTAGATACTTCTTTAAAAGAATCATGTGCTAGAACAATTCCCGAAAGTCCTGTTCCGATTCAAGTTGCAGAGTCAGTTTTAGAGGCTGATATTAAAGAATCTGTTTCTGAGGATATTAAACCAGTAACTGAAGAAGCTATATCGTCTATTTCAGCACCAATTCAAGAATCTATTTCAACTGTCGTTCAGGCGCCACTTGAACCATCCCCACCTGCACAATCACCTTCTGTTGAAGATTCACCAATAATGCAACCAAATGGCAATGCTTTAGACTTTGATTTACGAACTATCAATAACATACCTACTAGATCATCAGCACCAGTATCTACACCAGCACTAACACCAGTACCAACATCAGTACCAACACCAGTACCAACACCAGTACCAACATCAGTACCAACACCAGTATCTGTACCTACACCTATATCTACACCATTGTCATCAACAGGCTTTTCATCTCAATCGGTACCAATTCCCACAGCAGAATTAACACCTGCAGTATCAGCAAgtaaagaaatttcaaaaactgaattggaagaagaaaaaaaagtaaaagaaactGAAAGTATTCAAGTTGGAACTTCAAGTTCTCATGAGACTGAAGCTGCTGTAAAATCAGATAGCTGCCAACTTACTTCTAAAACGATATCCGAATCAAAAAGTGATACAACCCTTAAAACTACTGAAGACAATGTACCTGAAGAAGTGCCTAAAACTTCAGAAGAAGTTAAACCtgaatctaaaataaaaccaGTAGTATCTAGAGATAAAACTGAATTACTTTCAGAAGCTAAAGAAACTGAACCCACTGTGCCTGAAAGAGTTGAAGAAATAATTACTGGAAAAGAAGAAACTGTGGCTGCATCGAAAGATGAACAAGTGGCTGAATCATCTAAAGTATCAGAAAAATCTCAACCGAAGGAATTAATAATTCCGGGTACTCCAACAGTAATTGAAGCAACTCCACCAACAAGTCCACCTCTTGATGTGACTGCAAGTTTATCAGAAGCTATCAAAGTTGAAAAACCAGAAAAAGAAAAGGCGGAGAAGAGTGAAAAGaaagttgttaaaaaaataattaaaaagagtTCGGAAGAAAAATCAGAAGGAGGTGAAACAGACGATGGTAAAAAAGTTACGAAAAAAGTTGTAAAGAAGGtggttaagaaaattaaagatcCGTCCGACGATACAGCAGAAAGTGGCAGCAGTACTACTGGAGATAAACCAAAGAAGGTTATCAAAGTTGTTAAGAAGACGACTAAATCAGTCCAAAGTTTAGATCCTGATACGTCTGTTCCTGATACACCACCACCGGCTACTTCTCAGATGCCTGTACCACCCAAGCGAAAACTTAAGCCTGCGACTACTAAATCCTCCAAAAAAACAGAGCAAGAGCCACCGACtaaatcataa
- the LOC106693545 gene encoding odorant receptor 2a-like, with the protein MAILERNIFILTLVGVWKPEHWKGFKAALYYFYICLVTIVNHSFLLSGVLDFELRNIDVVVIIDNLSLLSCLFTVRYKIVTILYYRKLIEEFVNRFQRYPFKAQDDEEEKIYVKFDKLTKMISMLYPGLFTVAVSWYSVGHIFRMSPPNVMPYQGWFPYNYTIYKYYWPTAIYQLYAICSAACVNLAYDSIFCSILYYICAQTHILKYRFSVLVENLQKINEGNDASVNVREIERKMIGDWVDYHNDILDLVKFVKSLFSTAIFVQYAASSLLICSIAYTLSHTETRSMNFAGDFFYLTAMTIQIFFQCIAADRVTVEFADITDALYSTNWYNSSNNVRKAMTIILAEPLKPTLINSGYFVILSLESFTKVIKLSYTIYNVLE; encoded by the exons atggCCATTTTAGAAAgaaacattttcattttaacttTGGTCGGGGTATGGAAACCTGAGCATTGGAAAGGTTTCAAAGCTGCTCTTTATTACTTTTACATTTGCTTGGTGACAATCGTCAATCACTCATTTCTTCTTTCTGGTGTTTTGGATTTTGAGTTACGAAATATCGACGTCGTTGTAATCATTGATAATCTGTCATTATTAAGTTGTTTATTCACAGTTCGTTATAAAATTGTCACAATACTTTATTATcgtaaattaattgaagaatTTGTAAATCGTTTTCAACGATATCCATTTAAAGCACAAGACGATGAAGAAGAAaagatttatgtaaaatttgatAAGCTTACAAA GATGATTTCAATGTTGTATCCAGGTCTGTTTACTGTAGCGGTATCGTGGTATTCCGTAGGTCATATATTTCGAATGAGTCCGCCTAATGTGATGCCTTATCAAGGATGGTTTCCTTACAACTATAcaatatacaaatattattGGCCAACAGCTATTTATCAACTCTACGCAATATGCAGCGCTGCATGTGTTAATTTAGCTTATGACTCAATATTTTGTTCTATATTGTACTATATATGTGCGCAGACACATATTCTCAAGTATCGATTTTCTGTACTGgtggaaaatttacaaaaaatcaatgaGGGAAATGACGCTAGTGTAAATGTCAGAGAAATTGAACGAAAAATGATTGGCGACTGGGTCGATTATCACAACGACATACTTGA ctTGGTAAAATTTGTGAAATCTTTATTCTCAACGGCCATATTCGTGCAGTATGCAGCAAGTTCACTTTTGATTTGCAGTATTGCGTATACATTATCACACACAGAGACGCGATCAATGAATTTCGctggtgattttttttatctcacaGCTATGACgatccaaatattttttcagtgtattgCTGCTGATCGAGTAACAGTagag TTCGCTGATATTACTGACGCACTTTACAGCACAAACTGGTATAACTCGAGTAACAATGTACGAAAAGCGATGACAATCATACTCGCAGAACCTTTGAAACCCACTTTAATAAATAGTGGATATTTCGTTATATTATCTTTGGAATCATTTACAAAA GTTATCAAATTATCATATACTATTTATAACGTACTTGAATAA